Proteins encoded within one genomic window of Streptomyces kaniharaensis:
- a CDS encoding ANTAR domain-containing response regulator: protein MPQITRIVIAEDEALIRLDLKEMLEEEGYTVVGEAGDGETAVRLVEELRPDLAIFDVKMPILDGLSAAEQIHEKHLAPVLMLTAFSQRELVDRARDAGAMAYIVKPFSKSDLVPAIEMAVSRYTEMRELEKEIADLSQRLETRKLVDRAKSVLQTKFGLNEPAAFRWIQKTSMDRRMTMAAVAEAVIEEGEAQDRKKAEEAKGE from the coding sequence ATGCCCCAGATCACTCGGATTGTGATCGCCGAGGACGAGGCGTTGATCCGTCTTGATCTCAAGGAGATGCTCGAAGAGGAGGGTTACACCGTCGTCGGCGAGGCCGGGGACGGGGAGACGGCGGTGCGGCTGGTCGAGGAGCTCCGCCCCGACCTGGCGATCTTCGACGTGAAGATGCCGATCCTGGACGGGCTCTCCGCTGCCGAGCAGATCCACGAGAAGCACCTGGCGCCGGTGCTCATGCTCACCGCGTTCTCGCAGCGCGAGCTGGTGGACCGGGCCCGTGACGCGGGCGCGATGGCGTACATCGTGAAGCCGTTCAGCAAGTCGGACCTGGTGCCGGCCATCGAGATGGCCGTGTCGCGGTACACCGAGATGCGAGAGCTGGAGAAGGAGATCGCCGATCTCTCCCAGCGGCTGGAGACCCGGAAGCTGGTGGACCGGGCGAAGAGCGTGCTGCAGACGAAGTTCGGGCTGAACGAGCCCGCCGCGTTCCGGTGGATCCAGAAGACGTCGATGGACCGTCGGATGACGATGGCCGCGGTGGCCGAGGCGGTCATCGAGGAGGGCGAGGCCCAGGACCGCAAGAAGGCCGAAGAGGCCAAGGGGGAGTAG
- a CDS encoding ABC transporter ATP-binding protein, with amino-acid sequence MTALLEVEDLRVAYGKIEAVKGISFTVNQGEVTTLIGTNGAGKTTTLRTLSGLLKPTSGRVTFDGQDLSAVPAHKIVSLGLAHSPEGRHIFPRMTIEENLLLGAFLRSDTAGIQADVERAYGLFPILGERRKQAAGTLSGGEQQMLAMGRALMSQPKLLMLDEPSMGLSPLMMQKIMATIVELKASGTTILLVEQNAQAALSLSDQGYVMETGRIVLTGTGADLLHDESVRKAYLGED; translated from the coding sequence GTGACCGCACTCCTCGAGGTCGAGGACCTCCGCGTCGCCTACGGCAAGATCGAAGCCGTCAAGGGCATCAGCTTCACCGTCAACCAGGGCGAGGTCACCACCCTCATCGGCACCAACGGCGCCGGCAAGACCACCACCCTGCGCACCCTGTCCGGGCTGCTGAAGCCCACCAGCGGGCGCGTCACCTTCGACGGCCAGGACCTCTCCGCCGTACCCGCCCACAAGATCGTGTCCCTCGGCCTCGCCCACTCCCCCGAAGGCCGGCACATCTTCCCGCGCATGACCATCGAGGAGAACCTCCTCCTCGGCGCGTTCCTGCGCAGCGACACGGCCGGCATCCAGGCGGACGTGGAACGGGCCTACGGCCTCTTCCCGATCCTCGGCGAGCGCCGCAAGCAGGCCGCGGGAACGCTGTCCGGCGGTGAGCAGCAGATGCTCGCGATGGGCCGGGCGCTGATGTCCCAGCCCAAGCTGCTGATGCTCGACGAGCCGTCCATGGGCCTGTCGCCGCTGATGATGCAGAAGATCATGGCGACGATCGTCGAGCTAAAGGCGAGCGGCACGACCATCCTGCTCGTCGAGCAGAACGCCCAGGCGGCGCTGTCCCTGTCCGACCAGGGCTACGTCATGGAGACCGGCCGCATCGTCCTGACGGGCACGGGCGCCGACCTGCTCCACGACGAGTCGGTGCGGAAGGCCTACCTGGGCGAGGACTGA
- a CDS encoding branched-chain amino acid ABC transporter substrate-binding protein, whose amino-acid sequence MRHRSAVVVSIAVIGALSLSACGSRGEKKSGDGGGNGGSATTVTIGVDAPLTGDLSALGLGIRNSVELAVKKANEQNEVPGVKFQIKALDDTAKPAPGQQNATQLVADNSVVGVVGPLNSSVAQSMQQIFNDANLVEISPANTGVALSQGEKWASGEKKRPFKSYFRTATTDAVQGPFAAQFLVKDAKKTKVFLIDDQKTYGAGLAATFKGEFTKQGGTIVGEEHVNPDDRDFAAIVTKVKSSGAEAVYYGGEYPAAGPLSLQLKEAGVAIPLMGGDGIQSGDFIKLNPKSQGDYATAVGLPVEQLPTAAKFISDYKAAGYKDAYETYGGYSYDSAWAIIEALKNVVTANNGKLPGSPRAAVVDAVQKVSFDGVTGKVSFDEFGDTTNKQLTVYTVKDGKWAVEKSGTFSG is encoded by the coding sequence GTGCGTCATCGTTCAGCAGTTGTCGTGAGCATTGCCGTGATCGGCGCCCTCAGCCTCTCCGCGTGCGGTTCGCGCGGCGAGAAGAAGTCCGGCGACGGAGGCGGCAACGGCGGCTCCGCCACCACCGTCACCATCGGCGTCGACGCCCCGCTCACCGGCGACCTCTCCGCCCTCGGCCTCGGCATCCGCAACTCCGTCGAGCTCGCGGTCAAGAAGGCCAACGAGCAGAACGAGGTCCCCGGGGTCAAGTTCCAGATCAAGGCCCTCGACGACACCGCCAAGCCCGCCCCCGGCCAGCAGAACGCCACCCAGCTCGTCGCCGACAACAGCGTCGTCGGTGTCGTCGGCCCCCTCAACTCCAGCGTCGCCCAGTCGATGCAGCAGATCTTCAACGACGCCAACCTCGTCGAGATCTCCCCCGCCAACACCGGCGTCGCCCTCAGCCAGGGCGAGAAGTGGGCCAGCGGCGAGAAGAAGCGCCCCTTCAAGTCCTACTTCCGCACCGCCACCACCGACGCCGTCCAGGGCCCGTTCGCCGCCCAGTTCCTGGTCAAGGACGCCAAGAAGACCAAGGTCTTCCTCATCGACGACCAGAAGACCTACGGCGCCGGCCTCGCCGCCACCTTCAAGGGAGAGTTCACCAAGCAGGGCGGCACCATCGTCGGCGAGGAGCACGTCAACCCGGACGACCGCGACTTCGCCGCCATCGTCACCAAGGTCAAGAGCTCCGGCGCCGAGGCCGTCTACTACGGCGGCGAGTACCCCGCCGCCGGCCCGCTCTCCCTCCAGCTCAAGGAGGCCGGCGTCGCCATCCCGCTGATGGGCGGCGACGGCATCCAGAGCGGCGACTTCATCAAGCTCAACCCCAAGAGCCAGGGCGACTACGCCACCGCCGTCGGCCTGCCCGTCGAGCAGCTGCCCACCGCGGCCAAGTTCATCTCCGACTACAAGGCCGCCGGCTACAAGGACGCCTACGAGACCTACGGCGGCTACTCCTACGACAGCGCCTGGGCCATCATCGAGGCCCTCAAGAACGTCGTGACCGCCAACAACGGCAAGCTGCCCGGCAGCCCGCGCGCCGCGGTCGTCGACGCCGTCCAGAAGGTCTCCTTCGACGGCGTGACCGGCAAGGTCTCGTTCGACGAGTTCGGCGACACCACCAACAAGCAGCTCACCGTCTACACCGTCAAGGACGGCAAGTGGGCCGTGGAGAAGTCCGGCACCTTCAGCGGCTGA
- a CDS encoding branched-chain amino acid ABC transporter permease codes for MTTTSTETTPVIPLPARAAAALTGLGALATAASAALSWTWTSDFPGDLTYTGSPAGLQWLALTAGLLTLVLLLAAQGTPGLRWAAPTRSHNAVLYAAAGALAISLFSVTAISVELGGLANLEPGGWVLGAGGILTVLGALGLPLDRRTHVPLRVLDRRLFLLVPAAPVGWYAAHAIPDDKPVAPVMTALAGGLAIATGAILLVQLGHLANSWLRLGTVERPLTAPRQLPSWAEVLLIVVAFGLGLFAITFGIDTEYGELFTGYLLLAAFIVAALAKSGLLARLRALTVKHRPVTTGAAFAAAASFPFTQTSDQYTSVAANILIFATVALGLNIVVGLAGLLDLGYVAFLGVGAYAAALVSGSPASPIHVQFPFWAAMLTGAAVSMVFGVLIGAPTLRLRGDYLAIVTLGFGEIFRITMLNLNGTTGPKITNGSNGIPRIPDLEIFGFDLGKPHTIAGIELGRFSNYYLLMLLVTALVVLVFARVGNSRIGRAWVAIREDETAAEAMGINGFRLKLLAFALGACLAGLAGTVQAHVSYTVTPDQYTFAEALPPNSAFLLAAVILGGMGTISGPLAGATLLFLIPKKLEFLSDYQLLAFGIALIVLMRVRPEGLIPNRRQQLEFHEAAIPAQPIADTAALTKAGA; via the coding sequence ATGACCACCACCAGCACCGAAACCACCCCGGTCATCCCCCTGCCGGCCCGGGCCGCCGCCGCCCTCACCGGCCTCGGCGCCCTCGCCACCGCGGCCTCCGCCGCCCTCTCCTGGACCTGGACCTCCGACTTCCCCGGCGACCTCACCTACACCGGCTCCCCCGCCGGCCTCCAGTGGCTCGCCCTCACGGCAGGCCTCCTCACCCTCGTCCTGCTCCTCGCCGCCCAGGGCACCCCCGGCCTGCGCTGGGCCGCCCCCACCCGCAGCCACAACGCCGTCCTGTACGCCGCCGCCGGCGCGCTCGCCATCAGCCTGTTCTCCGTCACCGCCATCTCCGTCGAACTCGGCGGGCTCGCCAACCTCGAACCCGGCGGCTGGGTCCTCGGCGCGGGCGGCATCCTCACCGTCCTCGGCGCCCTCGGCCTCCCCCTCGACCGGCGCACCCACGTCCCGCTGCGCGTCCTCGACCGGCGCCTCTTCCTCCTCGTCCCCGCCGCCCCCGTCGGCTGGTACGCGGCCCACGCCATCCCCGACGACAAGCCCGTCGCCCCGGTCATGACCGCCCTCGCCGGCGGCCTCGCCATCGCCACCGGCGCCATCCTGCTCGTCCAGCTCGGCCACCTCGCCAACAGCTGGCTGCGCCTCGGCACCGTCGAGCGGCCGCTGACCGCGCCGCGCCAACTCCCGTCCTGGGCCGAGGTCCTGCTGATCGTCGTCGCCTTCGGCCTCGGCCTCTTCGCGATCACCTTCGGCATCGACACCGAGTACGGCGAGCTCTTCACCGGCTACCTGCTGCTCGCCGCCTTCATCGTCGCCGCCCTCGCCAAGTCCGGCCTGCTCGCCCGGCTGCGCGCGCTGACCGTCAAGCACCGTCCGGTCACCACCGGCGCCGCCTTCGCCGCCGCCGCCAGCTTCCCGTTCACCCAGACCAGCGACCAGTACACCTCGGTCGCCGCCAACATCCTGATCTTCGCCACCGTCGCCCTCGGCCTCAACATCGTCGTCGGCCTCGCGGGCCTGCTCGACCTCGGGTACGTCGCCTTCCTCGGCGTCGGCGCCTACGCCGCCGCCCTGGTCTCCGGCTCCCCCGCCTCGCCCATCCACGTCCAGTTCCCTTTCTGGGCCGCGATGCTCACCGGCGCCGCCGTCTCCATGGTCTTCGGCGTCCTCATCGGCGCCCCGACCCTGCGACTGCGCGGCGACTACCTCGCCATCGTCACCCTCGGGTTCGGCGAGATCTTCCGCATCACGATGCTCAACCTGAACGGCACCACCGGCCCCAAGATCACCAACGGCTCCAACGGCATCCCGCGGATCCCCGACCTGGAGATCTTCGGCTTCGACCTCGGCAAGCCCCACACGATTGCCGGCATCGAACTCGGGCGCTTCTCCAACTACTACCTGCTGATGCTCCTCGTCACCGCCCTGGTCGTGCTCGTCTTCGCCCGGGTCGGCAACTCCCGCATCGGCCGCGCCTGGGTCGCCATCCGTGAGGACGAGACCGCCGCCGAGGCCATGGGCATCAACGGCTTCCGCCTCAAGCTCCTCGCCTTCGCCCTCGGCGCCTGCCTCGCCGGCCTCGCCGGCACCGTCCAGGCGCACGTCAGCTACACCGTCACCCCCGACCAGTACACCTTCGCCGAGGCCCTGCCGCCCAACTCCGCCTTCCTCCTCGCCGCCGTCATCCTCGGCGGCATGGGCACCATCAGCGGCCCCCTCGCCGGCGCCACCCTCCTCTTCCTCATCCCCAAGAAGCTCGAGTTCCTCTCGGACTACCAGCTCCTCGCCTTCGGCATCGCCCTCATCGTCCTGATGCGCGTCCGCCCCGAGGGCCTCATCCCCAACCGGCGCCAGCAGCTGGAGTTCCACGAGGCCGCCATCCCGGCCCAGCCCATCGCCGACACCGCAGCACTCACCAAGGCAGGGGCGTGA
- the pyk gene encoding pyruvate kinase, producing MRRAKIVCTLGPATDSYDQIKALVDAGMDIARFNLSHGSHSEHEERYRRLRKAADETGRSVGVLVDLQGPKIRLDTFADGPVLLERGDEFTISTDNGVVGDQDICGTTHKGLAADVSRGERILVDDGRVTLEVVEVDGPRVRCIVIEGGLVSDHKGLNLPGVAVSVPALGDKDVDDLRWALRTGADLVALSFVRSGRDIQDVHRIMAEEGRFVPVIAKIEKPQAVDNLDAIVDAFDGIMVARGDLGVEMPLEEVPLVQKRAIKLAKRNAKPVIVTTQMLDSMINSSRPTRAEASDVANAVLDGTDALMLSGETSVGKYPGEAVRTMSRIIEAVETDVLAAGLPPLTAGSKPRTQGGAVARAAAEIGDFLQAKYLIAFTQSGDTARRLTRYRSPIPVLAFTYEPAVRSQLALTWGVETFLGPFVPTTDQMVEQVDAALLSLGRCRKGDIVVITAGSPPGLAGSTNLVRVHHVGTLDA from the coding sequence ATGCGCCGAGCAAAAATCGTCTGCACCCTCGGGCCCGCCACCGACTCGTACGACCAGATCAAGGCCCTGGTCGACGCCGGAATGGACATCGCCCGCTTCAACCTCAGCCACGGCTCCCACAGCGAACACGAGGAGCGCTACCGCCGCCTCCGCAAGGCCGCCGACGAGACCGGCCGCAGCGTCGGCGTCCTCGTCGACCTTCAGGGCCCGAAGATCCGGCTCGACACCTTCGCCGACGGGCCCGTACTTCTCGAACGCGGCGACGAGTTCACCATCTCCACCGACAACGGCGTCGTGGGGGACCAGGACATCTGCGGCACCACCCACAAGGGCCTCGCCGCTGACGTCTCCCGCGGCGAACGCATCCTCGTCGACGACGGCAGGGTCACCCTGGAGGTCGTCGAGGTCGACGGGCCGCGGGTGCGCTGCATCGTCATCGAAGGCGGGCTCGTCTCCGACCACAAGGGCCTCAACCTCCCCGGCGTCGCCGTCTCCGTCCCCGCCCTCGGCGACAAGGACGTCGACGACCTGCGGTGGGCGCTGCGCACCGGCGCCGACCTCGTCGCGCTCTCCTTCGTCCGCAGCGGGCGCGACATCCAGGACGTCCACCGGATCATGGCGGAGGAGGGCCGGTTCGTCCCGGTCATCGCCAAGATCGAGAAACCGCAGGCCGTCGACAACCTGGACGCCATCGTCGACGCCTTCGACGGCATCATGGTGGCCCGCGGGGACCTGGGCGTGGAGATGCCCCTCGAAGAGGTCCCCCTCGTCCAGAAGCGCGCCATCAAGCTCGCCAAGCGCAACGCCAAGCCGGTCATCGTCACCACCCAGATGCTCGACTCGATGATCAACTCGTCCCGCCCGACCCGAGCCGAGGCGTCCGACGTCGCCAACGCCGTCCTCGATGGGACGGACGCGTTGATGCTCTCCGGCGAGACGTCGGTGGGCAAGTACCCCGGCGAGGCGGTCAGGACCATGAGCCGCATCATCGAGGCCGTCGAGACCGACGTCCTCGCGGCCGGACTGCCCCCGCTGACGGCGGGCAGCAAGCCGCGCACCCAGGGCGGCGCCGTCGCCCGCGCGGCCGCCGAGATCGGCGACTTCCTGCAGGCCAAGTACCTCATCGCCTTCACCCAGTCCGGCGACACCGCCCGTCGCCTCACCCGCTACCGCTCACCCATCCCCGTCCTCGCCTTCACCTACGAACCCGCCGTCCGCAGCCAACTCGCCCTCACCTGGGGCGTGGAGACCTTCCTCGGCCCGTTCGTCCCCACGACGGACCAGATGGTCGAACAGGTCGACGCCGCCCTGCTGTCCCTCGGCCGCTGCCGGAAGGGCGACATCGTCGTGATCACGGCCGGCTCCCCGCCCGGCCTCGCCGGCTCCACCAACCTCGTCCGCGTCCACCACGTGGGGACATTGGACGCCTGA
- a CDS encoding VWA domain-containing protein, with amino-acid sequence MNSPMKQRSWRLLGSALALLVVTACTSSSGGGTPPAPKPTDAPAPTARPGVLRVLAGSELQDMAPILEDARKATGVTVQFAWTGSLDGADAVSSGRADGRYDAVWFPSNQYLRLDDAGRAKLLSETPVMVSPVAVGVRSSVLGDLGWGDGSKVTWAQIGDAASAGKLSYGMADPSRSNSGFSTLVAVASAFSGAGAALTEADVQKAAPSLKRFFTGQKLTSGSSGWLAQAYSRAEPGKVGALVNYESVLLSMNRTLPAERQLTVVRPVDGVVSADYPLSLLSSTAQTERDSFQRLTQYLLREDVQKRISEVTLRRPVTPGASPAAGLPSDRRRELPFPGSRGVADGLLASYQNELRRPSRTVYVLDTSGSMAGARIEALKAALGRLTGTDDTRGARRFRDREEVTLISFASGVKWTKTHAVPASGAQPGPQAELASINADVQSLAAEGGTALYDSLEEAYRVIDRQQKTAGDDRFTSIVLMTDGESNEGATDGDFRKFHDGLPAGQKAVPVFPIRFGEAAVGQLQGIADLTGGKLFDGTGSLDGVFEEIRGYQ; translated from the coding sequence GTGAACAGCCCGATGAAGCAGAGGAGTTGGCGACTCCTGGGCTCCGCCCTGGCCCTGCTCGTGGTGACCGCCTGCACCTCGTCCTCCGGGGGCGGCACGCCCCCGGCGCCGAAGCCGACGGACGCGCCGGCGCCGACCGCGCGGCCGGGAGTGCTGCGGGTCCTGGCGGGCAGCGAGCTGCAGGACATGGCGCCGATCCTGGAGGACGCCAGGAAGGCCACCGGCGTGACCGTGCAGTTCGCCTGGACGGGGTCGCTGGACGGCGCGGACGCCGTCTCCTCCGGCCGGGCGGACGGGAGGTACGACGCCGTCTGGTTCCCGTCGAACCAGTACCTGCGGCTGGACGACGCCGGCCGGGCGAAGCTCCTCTCCGAGACCCCGGTCATGGTCTCCCCGGTGGCGGTGGGCGTGCGCTCGTCCGTCCTCGGCGACCTGGGCTGGGGCGACGGTTCGAAGGTCACCTGGGCGCAGATCGGGGACGCGGCGTCGGCCGGGAAGCTGTCGTACGGGATGGCCGATCCGTCCCGCTCGAACTCGGGTTTCTCCACCCTGGTGGCGGTCGCCTCGGCGTTCTCCGGCGCGGGCGCGGCGCTGACCGAGGCGGACGTGCAGAAGGCGGCGCCGTCGCTGAAGAGGTTCTTCACCGGGCAGAAGCTGACGTCCGGCTCCTCGGGCTGGCTGGCGCAGGCGTACTCCCGGGCCGAGCCGGGCAAGGTGGGCGCGCTGGTGAACTACGAGTCGGTGCTGCTGTCGATGAACAGGACGCTGCCGGCGGAGCGGCAGTTGACGGTGGTCCGGCCGGTGGACGGCGTGGTGTCGGCGGACTACCCGCTCTCCCTGCTCTCCTCGACCGCCCAGACCGAGCGCGACTCCTTCCAGCGGCTCACCCAGTACCTGCTCAGGGAGGACGTGCAGAAGCGGATCTCCGAGGTGACGCTGCGCCGGCCGGTGACGCCGGGGGCGTCGCCCGCGGCGGGGCTGCCGTCGGACCGCCGCCGGGAGCTGCCGTTCCCGGGGAGCCGGGGGGTCGCGGACGGGCTGCTGGCGTCGTACCAGAACGAGCTGCGCCGCCCGTCGCGGACGGTGTACGTGCTGGACACCTCGGGGTCGATGGCGGGTGCGCGGATCGAGGCGCTGAAGGCGGCACTGGGCCGGCTGACCGGGACGGACGACACGCGCGGGGCGCGCCGGTTCCGGGACCGCGAGGAGGTGACGCTGATCTCCTTCGCGTCCGGGGTGAAGTGGACGAAGACGCACGCGGTGCCGGCCTCGGGGGCGCAGCCGGGCCCGCAGGCGGAGCTGGCGTCGATCAACGCGGACGTGCAGTCGCTGGCGGCGGAGGGCGGCACGGCGCTGTACGACTCGCTGGAGGAGGCGTACCGGGTGATCGACCGGCAGCAGAAGACGGCCGGGGACGACCGGTTCACGTCGATCGTGCTGATGACCGACGGGGAGAGCAACGAGGGGGCCACGGACGGGGACTTCCGGAAGTTCCACGACGGGCTGCCGGCCGGGCAGAAGGCCGTCCCGGTGTTCCCGATCAGGTTCGGTGAGGCGGCGGTGGGCCAGCTGCAGGGGATCGCGGATCTGACCGGCGGCAAGCTGTTCGACGGGACGGGGTCGCTGGACGGGGTGTTCGAGGAGATCCGTGGCTACCAGTGA
- a CDS encoding PaaI family thioesterase, with protein sequence MTDAAPDAAPVLKVPQDVLDHFAKLGVTPETFSGGHLGEKLGIRIVEASGDRVVGTMPVEGNQQPYGLLHGGASAALAETLGSIGAMLHAGPGRYAVGVDLNATHHRSATSGLVTGVATAVFKGRTAATYEIAITDDTGKRVTSCRLTCMLRDL encoded by the coding sequence ATGACCGATGCGGCCCCCGACGCAGCCCCCGTCCTGAAGGTCCCGCAGGACGTGCTGGACCACTTCGCCAAGCTCGGCGTCACCCCGGAGACCTTCTCCGGCGGCCACCTCGGCGAGAAGCTCGGCATCCGGATCGTCGAGGCCTCCGGCGACCGGGTGGTCGGCACCATGCCGGTCGAGGGCAACCAGCAGCCGTACGGGCTGCTGCACGGCGGCGCGTCGGCCGCGCTGGCGGAGACGCTGGGCTCGATCGGCGCCATGCTGCACGCCGGCCCCGGCCGGTACGCGGTCGGCGTGGACCTCAACGCCACGCACCACCGCTCGGCCACCTCCGGGCTGGTCACCGGGGTCGCGACCGCCGTGTTCAAGGGGCGCACCGCCGCCACGTACGAGATCGCGATCACCGACGACACCGGCAAGCGCGTGACCAGCTGTCGGCTGACCTGCATGCTGCGCGACCTCTGA
- a CDS encoding branched-chain amino acid ABC transporter permease has product MHDLPQQLANGLILGALYGLVAIGYTMVYGIVQLINFAHGEIVMVGGFGALTAYLALPGGTTLWLALPLMLIAGILVSTLTAVAAERFAYRPLRSAPRLAPLITAIGLSILLQQLVFSFYPDAKKARVFPKIPGDPFSLGSITIQRSDVFLIIAAPLCMLALGWFVTRTRSGRAMQATSQDPDTAKLMGIDTDRIIVMAFAIGAAFAAVAAVAYGLRSGQVDFRMGFLLGLKAFTAAVLGGIGNIYGAMLGGVALGLAESLATGYIQHLPGMHLFGGGAWKDVWAFVLLILVLLVRPQGLLGERVADRA; this is encoded by the coding sequence GTGCACGACCTACCGCAGCAGCTGGCCAACGGCCTGATCCTCGGAGCCCTCTACGGGCTCGTCGCGATCGGCTACACGATGGTCTACGGCATCGTCCAGCTCATCAACTTCGCCCACGGCGAGATCGTCATGGTCGGCGGCTTCGGCGCGCTGACCGCCTACCTCGCCCTCCCCGGCGGCACCACACTCTGGCTGGCCCTACCGCTGATGCTGATCGCCGGCATCCTGGTCTCCACCCTCACCGCCGTCGCCGCCGAGCGCTTCGCCTACCGCCCGCTGCGCAGCGCCCCCCGACTCGCCCCCCTCATCACCGCGATCGGGCTGTCCATCCTCCTCCAGCAGCTCGTCTTCTCCTTCTACCCCGACGCCAAGAAGGCCCGCGTCTTCCCCAAGATCCCCGGCGACCCCTTCAGCCTCGGCTCCATCACCATCCAGCGCAGCGACGTCTTCCTGATCATCGCCGCCCCGCTCTGCATGCTCGCCCTCGGCTGGTTCGTCACCCGCACCCGCTCCGGCCGCGCCATGCAGGCCACCAGCCAGGACCCCGACACCGCCAAGCTCATGGGCATCGACACCGACCGCATCATCGTCATGGCCTTCGCCATCGGCGCCGCGTTCGCCGCCGTCGCCGCCGTCGCCTACGGCCTGCGCAGCGGCCAGGTCGACTTCCGCATGGGCTTCCTCCTCGGCCTCAAGGCCTTCACCGCCGCCGTCCTCGGCGGCATCGGCAACATCTACGGCGCCATGCTCGGCGGCGTCGCCCTCGGCCTCGCCGAAAGCCTCGCCACCGGCTACATCCAGCACCTCCCCGGCATGCACCTCTTCGGAGGCGGCGCCTGGAAGGACGTCTGGGCGTTCGTACTCCTCATCCTCGTGCTCCTCGTCCGGCCCCAGGGCCTGCTCGGCGAGCGCGTCGCGGACAGGGCGTGA
- a CDS encoding ABC transporter ATP-binding protein has protein sequence MTTTAVEQPQAVKPLLEVSNVTMRFGGLTAVNDVSLTVGEGEIIGLIGPNGAGKTTFFNCLTGLYVPTEGVVRYRDTVLPPKPHLVTQAGIARTFQNIRLFANMTVLENVLVGRHSRTKEGIFSAILRGPSYHRAEAESREKAMELLAFTGLADKAEHLARNLPYGEQRKLEIARALASDPGLLLLDEPTAGMNPQETRAAEELVFAIRDKGVSILVIEHDMRFIFNLCDRTAVLVQGQKIVEGDRETVQNDERVITAYLGAPLESTTTAVAETVTETDQ, from the coding sequence ATGACCACCACCGCTGTGGAGCAGCCCCAGGCCGTCAAGCCCCTGCTCGAAGTCTCCAACGTCACGATGCGTTTCGGCGGCCTCACCGCCGTCAACGACGTCTCCCTCACCGTCGGCGAGGGCGAGATCATCGGCCTCATCGGCCCCAACGGCGCCGGCAAGACCACCTTCTTCAACTGCCTCACCGGCCTGTACGTCCCCACCGAGGGCGTCGTCCGCTACCGCGACACCGTCCTGCCGCCCAAGCCCCACCTCGTCACCCAGGCCGGCATCGCCCGCACCTTCCAGAACATCCGGCTCTTCGCCAACATGACCGTCCTGGAGAACGTGCTCGTCGGCCGCCACAGCCGCACCAAGGAAGGCATCTTCTCCGCCATCCTCCGCGGCCCCTCCTACCACCGCGCCGAGGCCGAGAGCCGCGAGAAGGCCATGGAACTCCTCGCCTTCACCGGCCTCGCCGACAAGGCCGAGCACCTCGCCCGCAACCTCCCCTACGGCGAGCAGCGCAAGCTCGAGATCGCCCGCGCCCTCGCCTCCGACCCCGGTCTCCTCCTGCTCGACGAACCCACCGCCGGCATGAACCCCCAGGAGACCAGAGCCGCCGAGGAACTCGTCTTCGCCATCCGCGACAAGGGCGTCTCAATCCTCGTCATCGAGCACGACATGCGCTTCATCTTCAACCTGTGCGACCGCACCGCCGTCCTCGTCCAGGGCCAGAAGATCGTCGAAGGCGACCGCGAGACCGTCCAGAACGACGAACGCGTCATCACCGCCTACCTCGGCGCCCCGCTCGAAAGCACCACCACCGCAGTTGCGGAGACCGTTACGGAGACCGACCAGTGA